From the genome of Hymenobacter cellulosilyticus, one region includes:
- a CDS encoding tetratricopeptide repeat protein, whose product MLKFLVKGCLFILAGGLLSYSPAAAQTAGTTPRYAQSDALRAPNGINERPRYGGMTKTAAQREADARFVAEARQQYGSAQAAMQAHVNFGWHYLATGHAPTAIKRFNQAWLLDSTAADVYFGFSAYLRQTNQLVEAAQFEQLAGRHDSGNAARLRYYASLGYGQSLRRDYVGAIAANEQILALDPTNASALGRIGYFAMQQQDTARAGQYLSRAVALNPQDSVAYLNRGWVRYGQKRYPAAVADFTRALSINPRYVSAYANRALAYSEAGNYPAAIADWQTCLSLVSSRDRTQFYFLIGQAKTKINDPAGPVKLGAKP is encoded by the coding sequence ATGCTGAAATTTCTTGTTAAGGGTTGCTTATTTATCCTAGCTGGGGGCCTGCTCAGCTATAGCCCGGCAGCAGCGCAAACTGCCGGCACTACCCCCCGCTATGCGCAAAGCGACGCCCTGCGCGCGCCCAACGGCATTAATGAGCGGCCACGCTACGGGGGCATGACTAAGACGGCCGCCCAGCGGGAAGCGGATGCGCGTTTTGTGGCCGAAGCCCGGCAGCAGTACGGCAGTGCCCAGGCTGCCATGCAGGCCCACGTCAATTTCGGCTGGCACTACCTGGCTACGGGCCACGCTCCTACGGCCATCAAGCGCTTCAACCAGGCTTGGCTGCTCGACTCCACAGCGGCCGACGTTTACTTCGGCTTCAGCGCCTATTTGCGTCAAACCAATCAGTTAGTCGAGGCTGCGCAGTTTGAACAGCTGGCCGGCCGGCACGACTCGGGCAATGCGGCCCGGCTGCGGTACTACGCCAGCTTGGGCTACGGCCAGTCGTTGCGCCGCGACTACGTCGGAGCCATTGCCGCCAACGAGCAGATTCTGGCTCTGGACCCCACCAATGCCTCCGCCCTCGGTCGTATTGGCTATTTCGCCATGCAGCAGCAGGATACGGCCCGCGCCGGGCAGTACCTGAGCCGGGCCGTGGCCCTGAACCCGCAGGACTCGGTAGCTTACCTGAACCGGGGCTGGGTGCGCTACGGGCAGAAGCGTTACCCGGCGGCCGTAGCCGACTTTACCCGGGCCCTTAGCATCAATCCGCGCTACGTGAGTGCCTACGCCAACCGGGCCCTGGCTTACTCTGAGGCCGGCAACTACCCGGCCGCCATTGCCGATTGGCAAACCTGCCTGAGCCTGGTATCCTCCCGCGACAGAACCCAGTTCTACTTTCTTATCGGGCAGGCCAAGACGAAAATCAATGACCCCGCGGGGCCTGTGAAGCTTGGCGCCAAGCCCTGA